The Sylvia atricapilla isolate bSylAtr1 chromosome 3, bSylAtr1.pri, whole genome shotgun sequence genome has a window encoding:
- the C3H1orf131 gene encoding uncharacterized protein C1orf131 homolog: MGPREPRRRLEAVLGALYDLGEEPSGARGAAEDGEARAVPPSAEKEEKEERRGPQPAAGGRRGARGFFGELRAELSAAGAAPPPPAAPPAVEVVVFRGRKRKERHGPAAAPAGPAQTHIVNEEKNAVGQEFNFEKARLEVHKFGITGYKKQEQRAWEQERAIMLGAKPPKKAHVNYRTYQEKLKEKKASKDADKEKEHKGDSLKKKKQKEQKERKAKRKKSVPSIWPAGQVGKFRNGTLILQSRDIKKIKSSKVRK, from the exons ATGGGGCCGCGGGAGCCGCGCCGCCGGCTGGAGGCGGTGCTCGGCGCCCTGTACGACCTGG GTGAGGAGCCCAGCGGCGCTCGGGGCGCTGCGGAGGACGGCGAAGCGAGAGCAGTGCCACCGTCGGcggagaaagaagaaaaggaggagagacgGGGGCCGcagccggcggcgggcgggcggcgcggggcccgCGGCTTCTTCGGGGAGCTGCGAGCCGAGCTGAGCgccgccggcgctgccccgccgccccccgccgccccgccggccgTGGAGGTGGTGGTGTTCCgcgggaggaagaggaaggagcgGCACGGCCCCGCGGCAGCGCCCGCCGGCCCAGCACAG aCCCACATAgtgaatgaagagaaaaatgcagtcGGACAAGAATTTAACTTCGAAAAG GCTCGCCTGGAAGTGCACAAGTTTGGAATCACTGGCTACAAGAAGCAAGAGCAACGTGCTTGGGAACAGGAGCGAGCTATCATGCTGGGAGCCAAG CCGCCCAAAAAGGCACATGTGAACTACAGGACTTACCAAgagaaactgaaagagaaaaaagcatcaAAGGATGCTGATAAGGAAAAG GAACATAAAGGTGATTCTCttaagaagaagaagcagaaagaacagaagGAGAG GAAGGccaaaaggaagaaatcagTGCCTAGCATTTGGCCTGCAGGACAAGTTGGAAAATTCAGAAATGGGACCTTGATTTTGCAAAGCCGTgacataaagaaaattaaatcatctAAAGTTAGAAAATGA
- the GNPAT gene encoding dihydroxyacetone phosphate acyltransferase isoform X1, whose translation MAPPMARCPRPPPPHRTRQPGRGGAGPWAPREAAPGGRAARRGRAGERGAGRRGGARRTMATAAAVARGRARRGAPMYSQKELTSKKRDEFEDILEERRLSSDLRYAMKCYTPVIYKGLSPCKPNAIKSAVLQSEQVQYVIKQLAKEMGESPDIIQEEATEILDEMGHRMQLGAVRFFAFTLSKIFKQLFQRVCVNEEGMQRLQHAIQEHPVVLLPSHRSYVDFLMLSYLLYTYDLALPVIAAGIDFLGMKIVGELLRRAGAFFMRRSFGGNRLYWAVFAEYVKTMLRSGYAPIEFFLEGTRSRTAKTLTPKFGLLSIVMEPFFKREVFDTYLVPISISYERILEESLYAYELLGVPKPKESTSGLLKARRILSDNFGTIHIYVGQPVSLRTLASGRINRCPYNLVPRHLPQKPSEDIQEFVSDVAYKMELLQIENMVLSPWVLVAAVLLQNLPAMEFELLIEKTLWLKGLTQTFGGFIEWPDNLCAKKAVLSGLALHSNIARLADGRVVLNDKGVEDGAVGEVVFRHALAVLMCATYRNQLLNVCVRPGLLALALHMAPSFRKEEVYSCFSFLRDVFSDEFIFFPGISLKDFEEGCFLLTKCDAIQTSQQEIYPTDKGSGTVSFLSAMFRPFVEGYQLIFRYLSKEVKEAFTEKQFIPGVRNFVFQLLEKGSTQCYEALSSDMQKNALSALVQLGAVKKKKTPNGFTYNVNQEAVSKILDMFDARIPVQKPVAARL comes from the exons ATGGCGCCGCCCATGGCGCGGTGCCCCCGCCCTCCGCCGCCGCACCGCACCAGgcagccgggccggggcggcgcggggccaTGGGCGCCTCGGgaggcggcgccgggcggcAGGGCAGCGCGGCGGGGTAGGGCGGGCGAGCGaggcgcggggcggcgcggcggaGCTCGCAGGACCATGGCgacggcggcggcggtggcTCGCGGGCGGGCGCGGCGAGGGGCGCCCATGTACTCG CAGAAAGAGCTCACttcaaagaaaagagatgagTTTGAGGATATCTTGGAGGAACGACGGTTGTCCAGTGACTTGAGATACGCGATGAAATGTTACACTCCCGTGATCTACAAGGGACTTTCACCTTGCAAGCCAAATGCTATCAAAAGTGCTGTTCTCCAGTCAGAGCAAGTTCAGTATGTCATCAAGCAG tTAGCAAAAGAAATGGGAGAATCACCTGATATTATTCAAGAGGAAGCCACTGAAATCCTGGATGAGATGGGCCACCGTATGCAACTAGGAGCTGTGAGATTTTTTGCCTTCACTctgagcaaaatatttaaacagcttttccaaagaGTTTGCGTGAATGAAGAAGGAATGCAAAGA TTGCAACATGCCATTCAGGAGCATCCcgtggtgctgctgcccagccacCGAAGCTACGTGGACTTTTTGATGCTGTCGTATTTGCTCTACACGTATGACTTGGCCTTGCCTGTCATTGCTGCAGGAATAG ATTTCCTAGGAATGAAAATAGTTGGTGAGCTGCTGCGAAGGGCAGGTGCCTTTTTTATGCGACGTTCCTTCGGTGGGAACAGACTCTACTGGGCAGTGTTTGCTGAATATGTAAAAACGATGCTAAGG AGTGGCTATGCCCCAATTGAATTTTTCCTCGAGGGGACTAGAAGTCGTACTGCCAAGACTCTGACTCCAAAATTTG GTCTTCTCAGCATTGTGATGGAACCCTTTTTCAAACGTGAAGTCTTTGACACGTACCTTGTTCCCATCAGTATCAGCTATGAGAGGATATTAGAAGAATCTCTCTATGCATATGAACTCCTAGGAGTTCCAAAGCCCAAAGAATCTACATCT GGGTTATTAAAAGCCAGGAGAATCCTCAGTGACAATTTTGGTACCATACATATCTACGTTGGCCAGCCAGTATCCCTTAGAACCTTGGCATCTGGGAGGATCAATCGGTGCCCCTACAATTTGGTTCCCAG gcatCTTCCCCAAAAGCCATCTGAGGATATCCAAGAATTTGTCAGTGACGTAGCGTATAAAATGGAGCTGCTGCAAATAGAAAACATGGTTTTGAGCCCGTGGGTGCTAgttgctgctgtcctgctccagaATTTGCCAGCCATGGAATTTGAACTTCTAATAGAAAAGACTCTGTGGCTTAAAGGCTTAACACAGACCTTTGGAGGATTCATTGAATGGCCTG ATAACCTGTGTGCCAAAAAAGCAGTGCTGTCTGGCCTCGCCCTGCACTCCAACATCGCTCGCCTTGCCGACGGCCGCGTGGTGCTGAACGACAAGGGAGTGGAGGACGGCGCCGTGGGGGAGGTGGTGTTCCGGCACGCTCTGGCCGTGCTGATGTGTGCCACGTACAGGAACCAGCTGCTCAACGTCTGCGTGCGCCCTGGCCTGCTGGCCCTCGCCCTGCACATGGCACCCAGCTTCAGGAAAG agGAAGTCTATAGCTGCTTCAGCTTCTTGAGAGATGTTTTTTCTGATGAGTTCATCTTCTTTCCTGGCATTTCATTGAAG GATTTTGAGGAAGGATGTTTTCTACTCACAAAATGTGATGCCATTCAAACGAGTCAACAGGAGATTTACCCTACTGACAAAGGAAGTGGTACAGTCTCTTTCTTGTCAGCTATGTTCAGACCTTTTGTGGAAGGTTATCAG TTAATTTTCAGATACCTCTCAAAGGAAGTGAAAGAAGCATTTACTGAGAAGCAGTTTATACCCGGAGTCCGCAACTTTGTTTTTCAACTTCTCGAGAAGG GGAGTACACAATGTTATGAAGCGCTGTCTTCTGACATGCAGAAAAATGCCTTATCCGCTCTTGTGCAACTGGGtgcagtgaaaaagaagaaaac GCCAAATGGGTTCACTTACAATGTAAATCAAGAGGCTGTTAGTAAAATCCTGGACATGTTTG atgCTCGGATACCTGTACAGAAACCTGTGGCTGCACGACTCTGA
- the GNPAT gene encoding dihydroxyacetone phosphate acyltransferase isoform X2 — protein sequence MATAAAVARGRARRGAPMYSKELTSKKRDEFEDILEERRLSSDLRYAMKCYTPVIYKGLSPCKPNAIKSAVLQSEQVQYVIKQLAKEMGESPDIIQEEATEILDEMGHRMQLGAVRFFAFTLSKIFKQLFQRVCVNEEGMQRLQHAIQEHPVVLLPSHRSYVDFLMLSYLLYTYDLALPVIAAGIDFLGMKIVGELLRRAGAFFMRRSFGGNRLYWAVFAEYVKTMLRSGYAPIEFFLEGTRSRTAKTLTPKFGLLSIVMEPFFKREVFDTYLVPISISYERILEESLYAYELLGVPKPKESTSGLLKARRILSDNFGTIHIYVGQPVSLRTLASGRINRCPYNLVPRHLPQKPSEDIQEFVSDVAYKMELLQIENMVLSPWVLVAAVLLQNLPAMEFELLIEKTLWLKGLTQTFGGFIEWPDNLCAKKAVLSGLALHSNIARLADGRVVLNDKGVEDGAVGEVVFRHALAVLMCATYRNQLLNVCVRPGLLALALHMAPSFRKEEVYSCFSFLRDVFSDEFIFFPGISLKDFEEGCFLLTKCDAIQTSQQEIYPTDKGSGTVSFLSAMFRPFVEGYQLIFRYLSKEVKEAFTEKQFIPGVRNFVFQLLEKGSTQCYEALSSDMQKNALSALVQLGAVKKKKTPNGFTYNVNQEAVSKILDMFDARIPVQKPVAARL from the exons ATGGCgacggcggcggcggtggcTCGCGGGCGGGCGCGGCGAGGGGCGCCCATGTACTCG AAAGAGCTCACttcaaagaaaagagatgagTTTGAGGATATCTTGGAGGAACGACGGTTGTCCAGTGACTTGAGATACGCGATGAAATGTTACACTCCCGTGATCTACAAGGGACTTTCACCTTGCAAGCCAAATGCTATCAAAAGTGCTGTTCTCCAGTCAGAGCAAGTTCAGTATGTCATCAAGCAG tTAGCAAAAGAAATGGGAGAATCACCTGATATTATTCAAGAGGAAGCCACTGAAATCCTGGATGAGATGGGCCACCGTATGCAACTAGGAGCTGTGAGATTTTTTGCCTTCACTctgagcaaaatatttaaacagcttttccaaagaGTTTGCGTGAATGAAGAAGGAATGCAAAGA TTGCAACATGCCATTCAGGAGCATCCcgtggtgctgctgcccagccacCGAAGCTACGTGGACTTTTTGATGCTGTCGTATTTGCTCTACACGTATGACTTGGCCTTGCCTGTCATTGCTGCAGGAATAG ATTTCCTAGGAATGAAAATAGTTGGTGAGCTGCTGCGAAGGGCAGGTGCCTTTTTTATGCGACGTTCCTTCGGTGGGAACAGACTCTACTGGGCAGTGTTTGCTGAATATGTAAAAACGATGCTAAGG AGTGGCTATGCCCCAATTGAATTTTTCCTCGAGGGGACTAGAAGTCGTACTGCCAAGACTCTGACTCCAAAATTTG GTCTTCTCAGCATTGTGATGGAACCCTTTTTCAAACGTGAAGTCTTTGACACGTACCTTGTTCCCATCAGTATCAGCTATGAGAGGATATTAGAAGAATCTCTCTATGCATATGAACTCCTAGGAGTTCCAAAGCCCAAAGAATCTACATCT GGGTTATTAAAAGCCAGGAGAATCCTCAGTGACAATTTTGGTACCATACATATCTACGTTGGCCAGCCAGTATCCCTTAGAACCTTGGCATCTGGGAGGATCAATCGGTGCCCCTACAATTTGGTTCCCAG gcatCTTCCCCAAAAGCCATCTGAGGATATCCAAGAATTTGTCAGTGACGTAGCGTATAAAATGGAGCTGCTGCAAATAGAAAACATGGTTTTGAGCCCGTGGGTGCTAgttgctgctgtcctgctccagaATTTGCCAGCCATGGAATTTGAACTTCTAATAGAAAAGACTCTGTGGCTTAAAGGCTTAACACAGACCTTTGGAGGATTCATTGAATGGCCTG ATAACCTGTGTGCCAAAAAAGCAGTGCTGTCTGGCCTCGCCCTGCACTCCAACATCGCTCGCCTTGCCGACGGCCGCGTGGTGCTGAACGACAAGGGAGTGGAGGACGGCGCCGTGGGGGAGGTGGTGTTCCGGCACGCTCTGGCCGTGCTGATGTGTGCCACGTACAGGAACCAGCTGCTCAACGTCTGCGTGCGCCCTGGCCTGCTGGCCCTCGCCCTGCACATGGCACCCAGCTTCAGGAAAG agGAAGTCTATAGCTGCTTCAGCTTCTTGAGAGATGTTTTTTCTGATGAGTTCATCTTCTTTCCTGGCATTTCATTGAAG GATTTTGAGGAAGGATGTTTTCTACTCACAAAATGTGATGCCATTCAAACGAGTCAACAGGAGATTTACCCTACTGACAAAGGAAGTGGTACAGTCTCTTTCTTGTCAGCTATGTTCAGACCTTTTGTGGAAGGTTATCAG TTAATTTTCAGATACCTCTCAAAGGAAGTGAAAGAAGCATTTACTGAGAAGCAGTTTATACCCGGAGTCCGCAACTTTGTTTTTCAACTTCTCGAGAAGG GGAGTACACAATGTTATGAAGCGCTGTCTTCTGACATGCAGAAAAATGCCTTATCCGCTCTTGTGCAACTGGGtgcagtgaaaaagaagaaaac GCCAAATGGGTTCACTTACAATGTAAATCAAGAGGCTGTTAGTAAAATCCTGGACATGTTTG atgCTCGGATACCTGTACAGAAACCTGTGGCTGCACGACTCTGA